The Arabidopsis thaliana chromosome 5, partial sequence genomic interval GAAACTTAGGGAGAGGTTTTATATGTACAGAAAACCTCAGCAGCAGAATCAGCAATTTTTAAAtctgaacaacaacaacataaaatGCTTTTGATGAATTCTCAATGTTtttgtcttcctcttcttacGCAATGTGCTTTCTGCTCTTTGCCCAGAACGGTATTGCGGGTGTACGCTTTAAAGCCTTCACGCTAAACGGACTGTTCTTGCTCTGCCAAATCACAACATTTCAAAATCAGTAAACATTTCCATCAAAAATGCTCTTTGATACCAATAGATATATGAAGAAACTAACCATCAAACAGGTTCCGCGGTTAACGTCACAAACCGGGTACTCATGAGGACAGCAACTTGAGTTATCATCGCAGCAAGTAGCAGCTTCGAGCGGGCAACATCCCCATCCGAAGCAGTACTTACCATACTTGTAGAGACAACAACAAGTGTTGCTCTCAGGGCAAGAGAAGTACTTGTCACATGTGGTTGGTGGCTTAATGGGAGATGGTGGTGACGGGCCAGGGTTTGGTGGGTTCTGACCTTTCTTGATCGGATACGAAGCCTCCATAGCGATTCCACACTTTCCTGTTGGCGCTTCAATGTTACGTGCCATCTTTATGTATCCGCTCTCTCCCCATCTGTTTCCCCATGAGTTTCTCACAATCCAGTAGTCCTTTCCGTTCTCGGTTCCATAACCCACAGCCACAACACCGTGGTCTAACTCCGTCCCACAAAGTCCATCAAATACACCCTGAAGACAAAATAGCCAACCAACATTTTAACATCTTGAAATCAAGATAGTGCAAATGGTTGTCTAGCagttttttgaaacaattagGTTATTTCATACCGAAGAATAGAGCTGGAAAGCGCGACCACCCGCTTCAATGGCGACACTAATAGGCTGGTGAGCCAAAGCTTTCTTTAGAGACGCCTCGCTGTTCTCAGGGACATCTTCATATGAATCAATGGTAACAACCTTAGCATTTTTCTgcaaaacataacaaaacagagtaaatttcaaattcaaagcCATTGTTgagtttcattttataaactaaataCACTAAACTAACCCTGTTCTGGTCACAACGACCATCAGCAGCCTTGTAAGGATAATCCGCTTCGGTATCAATACCACCATTTTTGATAATAAACTCAAACGCATAGTCCATTAAACCACCATTACATCCTTGGTTATAAGATGTGTCACAATCAACCAATTCTTGTTCAGACAAAGATATTAAATCTCCTGTCACAATCTTGTTTATTCCTTCCACTGCTCCAATAGTTGAGAATGCCCAACAACTCCCTAAACAACAAGAAGATTAGTTGttattatcaatcaaattgtCACAATCTAAACACTAACACATACCAAATCATCGTCCCCACCATTCATTTAAATTcttgacaaaaaacaaatcttgtaATGGGTCCATATTGTCCCACTACcaactttaaagtttaaagaCCATGGTCCATAAAGGCccaaaatatcatcaattttctcagatttaaccaaaatattagCTCCCCGAAACGTGCACctaaaattcaacattttgttttgatgcataaacacaaaatatcATCAGAAGTTTGTGTCTTTCTCAAGATTTATTAACCATAATTATTCATCTccataaaaattcaaaatctttgtttttcgaAACGTACACCTAAAAGTAAAAGTCAACATTTCAGACCAAACTCATCATTCCCCAGAC includes:
- the RD21B gene encoding Granulin repeat cysteine protease family protein (Granulin repeat cysteine protease family protein; FUNCTIONS IN: cysteine-type peptidase activity, cysteine-type endopeptidase activity; INVOLVED IN: response to salt stress; LOCATED IN: vacuole; EXPRESSED IN: 24 plant structures; EXPRESSED DURING: 15 growth stages; CONTAINS InterPro DOMAIN/s: Peptidase C1A, papain (InterPro:IPR013128), Proteinase inhibitor I29, cathepsin propeptide (InterPro:IPR013201), Granulin (InterPro:IPR000118), Peptidase C1A, papain C-terminal (InterPro:IPR000668), Peptidase, cysteine peptidase active site (InterPro:IPR000169); BEST Arabidopsis thaliana protein match is: Granulin repeat cysteine protease family protein (TAIR:AT1G47128.1); Has 30201 Blast hits to 17322 proteins in 780 species: Archae - 12; Bacteria - 1396; Metazoa - 17338; Fungi - 3422; Plants - 5037; Viruses - 0; Other Eukaryotes - 2996 (source: NCBI BLink).) — encoded protein: MGFLKLSPMILLLAMIGVSYAMDMSIISYDENHHITTETSRSDSEVERIYEAWMVEHGKKKMNQNGLGAEKDQRFEIFKDNLRFIDEHNTKNLSYKLGLTRFADLTNEEYRSMYLGAKPTKRVLKTSDRYQARVGDALPDSVDWRKEGAVADVKDQGSCGSCWAFSTIGAVEGINKIVTGDLISLSEQELVDCDTSYNQGCNGGLMDYAFEFIIKNGGIDTEADYPYKAADGRCDQNRKNAKVVTIDSYEDVPENSEASLKKALAHQPISVAIEAGGRAFQLYSSGVFDGLCGTELDHGVVAVGYGTENGKDYWIVRNSWGNRWGESGYIKMARNIEAPTGKCGIAMEASYPIKKGQNPPNPGPSPPSPIKPPTTCDKYFSCPESNTCCCLYKYGKYCFGWGCCPLEAATCCDDNSSCCPHEYPVCDVNRGTCLMSKNSPFSVKALKRTPAIPFWAKSRKHIA